In Phragmitibacter flavus, a single genomic region encodes these proteins:
- a CDS encoding alpha/beta hydrolase — protein sequence MAMVGVQGQAQEKPKWKKVLPDLPESVELFENVEIAKPEGFPLLVNVYVPKAEGAHPGLLLIHGGGWQKRQIDSDMPLAERLAARGYVVVQVRYRLAQDAMYPAAVHDCKTALRYVRANAAKYRLDKERVGVMGGSAGGHLSGLMGMTGGFKEVEGDGGFGEESTQVKACIVMAATMDLMEANKEKNGESHVAFFGPIGEKREVYLQASPIEHVKASSPPTLFIEGEKDTLKIGRAEMQEKLKAAGVATELVTLKGAPHPFWMSQPWLDETAKAAGDWFDRYLK from the coding sequence ATGGCGATGGTTGGTGTTCAGGGGCAGGCGCAGGAGAAACCGAAGTGGAAGAAGGTGCTGCCGGATTTGCCGGAGTCGGTGGAGTTGTTTGAGAATGTGGAGATTGCGAAGCCGGAGGGGTTTCCTTTGTTGGTGAACGTTTATGTGCCGAAGGCGGAGGGAGCACATCCGGGGCTTTTGTTGATCCATGGCGGGGGATGGCAGAAGCGGCAGATTGATTCGGACATGCCGTTGGCGGAGCGACTGGCGGCGAGGGGTTATGTGGTGGTTCAGGTGAGGTATCGACTGGCGCAGGATGCGATGTATCCGGCGGCGGTTCATGATTGCAAAACGGCGCTGCGATATGTGCGGGCGAATGCGGCGAAGTATCGGTTGGACAAGGAGCGGGTGGGAGTGATGGGCGGTTCGGCAGGGGGACATTTGAGCGGGTTGATGGGGATGACAGGTGGGTTCAAGGAGGTTGAGGGCGATGGAGGTTTTGGTGAGGAGTCGACGCAGGTGAAGGCGTGCATCGTGATGGCGGCGACGATGGATTTGATGGAGGCGAACAAGGAAAAAAACGGGGAGAGTCATGTGGCGTTTTTTGGTCCGATTGGGGAGAAGCGGGAGGTGTATTTGCAGGCTTCGCCGATCGAGCATGTGAAGGCGTCGAGTCCACCGACGTTGTTCATTGAAGGGGAAAAGGACACGCTGAAGATCGGGCGTGCTGAGATGCAGGAGAAGTTGAAGGCGGCGGGAGTCGCGACGGAGTTGGTGACCTTGAAAGGTGCGCCGCATCCGTTTTGGATGAGTCAGCCGTGGTTGGATGAGACGGCGAAGGCGGCGGGGGATTGGTTTGACCGCTATTTGAAGTGA
- a CDS encoding TetR/AcrR family transcriptional regulator, translating into MASESLPVTRKEREFFAREKLILTQARRLLIEKGFQAWNMDQLAEAVEYSKGTLYQHFTSKEDLVLGVATDSLKTRADWFEKASKFKGTTRERSRAIGFACCEFAEKCPDYFHIEMMLKSASFWEKASEKRRLAHAFQSARCWRLLNNIVVEAMALGDLPRDGHTPEQATFALVSVTVGSHVMSQEPQILVQAGITNPMKAVRLNQDMVCDGLGWKPLMKDFDYSETDRRIVKEVFPDAVNWLNG; encoded by the coding sequence GTGGCCTCTGAATCACTCCCTGTTACCCGCAAAGAACGCGAGTTCTTTGCGCGTGAGAAGTTGATTCTGACCCAGGCACGTCGGCTCTTGATCGAGAAAGGTTTTCAGGCCTGGAACATGGATCAGTTGGCGGAGGCCGTGGAGTATTCAAAGGGCACGCTCTACCAGCACTTTACTTCGAAGGAGGACCTCGTGCTTGGCGTCGCTACCGATTCACTCAAGACGCGGGCGGATTGGTTTGAGAAGGCGAGCAAGTTCAAAGGCACCACTCGTGAGCGCAGTCGGGCGATTGGTTTTGCATGCTGTGAGTTCGCCGAAAAATGTCCGGACTACTTTCACATTGAGATGATGCTGAAGTCGGCCTCATTCTGGGAGAAAGCCAGTGAAAAGCGGCGGTTGGCCCATGCATTCCAGAGTGCGCGATGCTGGCGCTTGCTAAACAACATTGTGGTGGAGGCAATGGCCCTCGGGGACCTGCCCAGAGATGGACACACTCCCGAGCAGGCGACTTTTGCCCTGGTTTCCGTAACCGTGGGGAGTCATGTGATGAGCCAGGAACCGCAGATTCTAGTCCAGGCTGGCATCACGAATCCGATGAAGGCCGTTCGCCTTAACCAAGACATGGTTTGTGATGGGCTGGGATGGAAACCGCTTATGAAGGATTTCGACTATTCCGAGACCGATCGTCGGATCGTGAAGGAAGTTTTCCCAGATGCTGTGAACTGGCTGAATGGCTGA
- a CDS encoding efflux RND transporter periplasmic adaptor subunit — protein sequence MKIPILPILAVGCLIAAVHTVISSQPQRSSTSPPKMPPRSLYEKTIAAMGLVEPSSEMIFIGSHRSGVVQEVLVTTGQKVRAGDALIRLDTRELEATLKVDRAQWLEARSQLRVAQSQCMQSRRSFEYAQKLAGTRAISEEEVTDRKTALETALARVEAAESSIALAEARIQLTETEIKKSTLHAPIDATVLQLKIRAGEAVSATPAATPWLTLGQTDTLHLRADVDEHEAWRVRPDAEATAQVRGNPELQAALEFVRFEPLVIPKKSLSGDATERVDTRVLQVIYRVKKGDAPALYAGQQMDVFILAGGSTP from the coding sequence ATGAAAATACCGATACTTCCCATCCTCGCCGTTGGTTGCCTGATCGCAGCCGTGCACACCGTCATCAGCAGTCAGCCTCAGCGCAGCTCCACTTCGCCACCGAAGATGCCGCCGCGCAGTTTGTATGAAAAAACCATTGCGGCCATGGGACTGGTGGAGCCGAGCAGCGAGATGATTTTCATCGGCAGTCACCGGAGCGGAGTGGTGCAGGAGGTGCTGGTGACGACGGGTCAAAAGGTGCGGGCGGGAGATGCCTTGATCCGGCTCGACACGCGGGAGCTGGAAGCAACGCTGAAGGTGGATCGTGCCCAATGGTTGGAGGCTCGGTCGCAACTTCGTGTGGCGCAGTCCCAGTGCATGCAGTCCCGGCGCAGCTTTGAATACGCCCAAAAGCTGGCTGGCACCCGGGCGATCTCAGAGGAGGAAGTGACTGACCGCAAAACAGCGCTGGAGACCGCCCTTGCCCGGGTTGAAGCGGCCGAAAGTTCCATCGCTCTGGCAGAAGCGCGCATTCAACTGACTGAAACCGAAATCAAAAAAAGCACCCTGCATGCCCCGATCGATGCCACGGTGCTTCAGTTGAAGATCCGGGCGGGGGAGGCGGTGTCGGCGACACCTGCTGCGACGCCTTGGTTAACGCTGGGGCAGACCGACACTCTCCACCTCCGTGCCGATGTGGACGAGCACGAAGCTTGGCGCGTCAGGCCCGATGCGGAGGCGACTGCGCAGGTCAGGGGAAATCCGGAACTCCAGGCCGCACTCGAATTCGTGCGCTTCGAGCCATTGGTCATCCCCAAGAAATCGCTCTCGGGGGATGCCACCGAGCGCGTCGATACCCGGGTCCTTCAAGTCATCTACCGGGTGAAGAAAGGCGATGCGCCCGCCTTGTATGCGGGTCAACAGATGGATGTGTTCATCTTGGCGGGAGGCTCGACACCGTGA
- a CDS encoding glycosyl hydrolase family 28-related protein, whose product MVKTLSGHLEKLVLVVAVVLFGGEIRAQELQPFIFNVTKSAVAGDVVGIHGDQFGTAPTVWIDRLEPGDSHPNPEMQLTDVLTKSNQYIGVRLPTNLALGVYAIFVKSGTKTSAPGWVNRADGWHYLDLAGREIAPSFPFRITGRNLAFPGATPQVRFVNAANGGVLAASGVGSTGDSLGIKCVAPLGLSIGAEYHVEVNNGLANLPSAWVRMPGQPLLVRAIGFDLFGLGVPWGSDFAKMLGRVINVKGIGFNAVGNGVADDRAAIQKAIDTASAMGGGVVYLPSGVYAIGVTSSGGVDYNLVMKSNVVLMGEGMTRSTLVTTGGGSGLHAGLVYVPPGHTTLGFYNLTMRGGPKCSMVVNYFAAIRAFIAGCRLENHGGQGTRSIAWREGAQTVLKDSQFVSTQMKSDAAYFVGQNDLIVKNCYFEYHDGRIRFTLGERVQVESCTIARSVETDGLETPTYGGLVSPVDDFSLLSTSFIKLGNGLIPRANDGESVLCEYPSEHYALGSATAGGVDLLSDSSAAWKSGGLVGLEVMIIKGPGAGQRRTISGNTGNSLTVSQAWDVPPVAGKSYYNVTNRCKRHMIKTCMFNGMPSGIWYYRTPIDDLVISGNQFVDTAYTVLVRANQRVVAESYSFGNEFNTMSGILIEKNTSRLSSPALSNGPATPVIDAVLTSGNQIYGNFYYDCVMRGNAWMGNNAEKDWGTHIGLTAGPVVDNVSASAVGMIVQGNYFSNNLVGINLGTGNSQTVILGNVFVNVQTPLQQTRLPGFSSESVGTVFAP is encoded by the coding sequence ATGGTTAAGACATTGTCAGGACATTTGGAAAAGTTGGTTTTGGTGGTCGCGGTCGTGTTGTTTGGGGGTGAGATCAGGGCACAGGAGCTTCAACCGTTTATTTTCAATGTCACGAAGTCGGCGGTGGCCGGGGATGTGGTGGGGATTCATGGAGATCAGTTTGGAACGGCACCGACGGTGTGGATCGACCGCTTGGAGCCGGGGGACAGCCATCCAAATCCTGAAATGCAGCTGACCGATGTTTTGACGAAGTCGAATCAGTATATCGGCGTGCGGTTGCCAACCAATCTGGCGCTGGGAGTGTATGCGATTTTTGTGAAGTCGGGCACCAAGACGAGTGCGCCGGGTTGGGTGAACCGGGCGGACGGGTGGCATTATCTGGATCTGGCGGGGCGGGAGATTGCGCCATCGTTTCCGTTTCGCATTACCGGAAGAAATCTGGCATTTCCAGGGGCGACACCACAGGTGCGCTTTGTGAACGCGGCAAATGGCGGGGTGCTGGCGGCTTCAGGGGTGGGATCGACCGGGGATTCACTTGGAATCAAGTGTGTGGCTCCGCTGGGTTTGTCGATCGGAGCTGAATATCATGTGGAGGTGAACAACGGCTTGGCGAATCTACCTTCGGCGTGGGTGCGAATGCCGGGTCAACCGTTGCTGGTGCGGGCCATCGGGTTTGATCTTTTTGGACTTGGCGTGCCTTGGGGGTCGGATTTTGCGAAGATGCTGGGCAGGGTGATCAATGTGAAGGGGATTGGTTTCAATGCGGTGGGAAATGGGGTGGCTGATGACCGGGCGGCGATCCAAAAGGCGATTGATACGGCGTCGGCAATGGGTGGCGGGGTGGTTTATCTGCCGAGTGGTGTTTATGCGATCGGGGTGACCAGCAGTGGCGGGGTGGATTACAATTTGGTGATGAAGTCCAATGTGGTTTTGATGGGTGAGGGAATGACCAGGTCGACGCTGGTGACGACAGGTGGGGGTTCAGGGTTGCACGCGGGTTTGGTCTATGTGCCGCCGGGGCATACGACGCTGGGCTTTTACAATCTGACGATGCGTGGCGGTCCGAAATGCTCGATGGTGGTGAATTACTTTGCTGCGATTCGCGCTTTCATTGCGGGCTGCCGGTTGGAAAACCATGGAGGGCAGGGCACACGTTCCATCGCGTGGCGGGAAGGGGCACAAACGGTGTTGAAGGACTCGCAATTCGTATCCACCCAAATGAAAAGCGATGCGGCCTATTTTGTGGGGCAAAACGATTTGATCGTGAAGAACTGCTACTTTGAGTATCATGACGGACGCATCCGCTTCACGCTGGGTGAGCGCGTGCAGGTGGAAAGTTGCACCATCGCGAGGTCGGTGGAAACGGATGGTTTGGAAACGCCCACTTATGGCGGGTTGGTATCTCCAGTGGACGACTTTTCCCTTTTGAGCACCAGCTTCATCAAGCTTGGCAATGGGCTGATTCCTCGGGCGAACGACGGCGAGAGTGTGCTTTGCGAATATCCTTCGGAGCACTACGCCCTTGGTTCAGCAACGGCCGGCGGGGTGGATCTATTGTCGGACAGTTCCGCAGCGTGGAAATCCGGTGGTTTGGTGGGTTTGGAGGTGATGATCATCAAGGGCCCTGGTGCCGGACAGCGGCGCACGATCAGTGGCAACACGGGGAACAGTCTGACCGTTTCCCAGGCGTGGGACGTTCCGCCCGTGGCTGGGAAGAGTTACTACAATGTGACCAACCGGTGCAAGCGGCACATGATCAAAACCTGCATGTTCAACGGAATGCCGAGTGGCATCTGGTATTACCGCACTCCGATTGATGATCTGGTGATTTCAGGCAATCAATTTGTGGACACGGCTTATACGGTCTTGGTGCGCGCCAATCAGCGGGTGGTGGCAGAGAGCTACAGTTTCGGGAATGAGTTCAACACCATGTCGGGCATCCTGATTGAGAAAAATACCTCGCGGCTTTCCTCGCCTGCCCTGAGCAATGGACCGGCGACTCCGGTGATTGATGCGGTGTTGACCAGCGGCAATCAAATTTACGGCAATTTCTACTATGATTGCGTGATGCGTGGCAATGCCTGGATGGGAAACAACGCGGAGAAGGACTGGGGCACGCATATTGGTTTGACGGCTGGTCCGGTGGTGGACAATGTGAGCGCAAGTGCCGTTGGAATGATTGTTCAGGGCAATTACTTCTCGAACAACCTGGTAGGCATCAATCTCGGAACAGGTAATTCACAAACGGTCATTCTGGGAAATGTCTTTGTCAATGTGCAGACGCCGCTTCAGCAAACGCGGCTTCCGGGCTTTTCATCGGAATCGGTGGGAACGGTGTTTGCGCCGTGA
- the xylA gene encoding xylose isomerase, giving the protein MSEAFPDIPKIQFEGPKSKNPLSFKQYNADEVVAGKTMRDHFRFGVAYWHAMRNTLSDPFGGGTSQKPWDDGTESVDNARRRAHVCFEFMDKLGIDYYCFHDRDIAPEGASLKESHANLDAVVDELEGLQKATGKKLLWGTASLFGNARYNQGAATSPSAAVFAYAGAQVKKALEVTHRLGGEGYTFWGGREGYASLWNTDMKREVDHLAAFLHMAVAHKKKIGFTGQFYIEPKPREPSTHQYDSDSAACLNFLRQYDLLEHFKLNIETNHATLAGHTMRHELEVALAAGALGSIDANTGDELIGWDTDQFPTDIYLTTQIMLVLLKMGGFTTGGLNFDAKVRRESFEPVDLFHAHIGGMDAFARGLKIASAIIEDGRLDGFVKQRYSSFDSGIGAQIEKGEVGFEELEAYSFANGEPVIGSGRQEMLEGLVNEFI; this is encoded by the coding sequence ATGAGCGAAGCGTTTCCTGACATTCCTAAAATTCAGTTCGAGGGCCCCAAGTCGAAGAACCCCCTTTCATTCAAACAATACAATGCGGATGAAGTGGTGGCGGGCAAAACCATGCGGGATCACTTCCGCTTTGGGGTTGCCTACTGGCACGCGATGCGCAACACGCTGTCGGATCCCTTTGGCGGCGGCACCTCGCAGAAGCCTTGGGACGACGGAACGGAGAGCGTGGACAACGCGCGTCGCCGTGCGCACGTGTGTTTTGAGTTCATGGACAAGCTGGGGATTGACTACTACTGCTTCCATGATCGGGACATCGCTCCTGAAGGCGCATCGTTGAAAGAGAGCCACGCGAATCTGGATGCGGTGGTGGATGAGCTGGAAGGTTTGCAGAAGGCGACGGGCAAGAAGCTTCTTTGGGGCACCGCATCGTTGTTTGGCAATGCCCGATACAATCAGGGCGCGGCGACGAGTCCGAGTGCGGCCGTGTTTGCTTATGCTGGAGCGCAGGTGAAAAAAGCGCTGGAAGTGACGCATCGTCTTGGCGGCGAGGGTTACACCTTTTGGGGTGGTCGTGAGGGTTATGCTTCGCTGTGGAACACCGACATGAAACGTGAGGTGGATCACCTGGCGGCGTTTTTGCACATGGCGGTGGCACACAAGAAGAAGATCGGATTTACCGGTCAGTTTTACATTGAGCCAAAACCACGTGAGCCTTCGACGCACCAGTATGATTCCGACAGCGCCGCCTGTTTGAACTTCCTGCGTCAGTATGATTTGCTGGAGCATTTCAAGCTGAACATCGAGACCAACCACGCAACGCTTGCCGGTCACACGATGCGTCATGAGTTGGAAGTGGCTTTGGCGGCAGGGGCCTTGGGTTCGATTGATGCGAACACCGGCGATGAACTGATTGGTTGGGATACGGACCAGTTCCCGACAGACATTTATTTGACGACGCAGATCATGTTGGTGTTGTTGAAGATGGGCGGATTCACCACCGGTGGATTGAACTTTGACGCGAAAGTGCGTCGCGAAAGTTTTGAACCCGTCGATCTTTTCCATGCGCACATTGGGGGGATGGATGCGTTTGCACGCGGCTTGAAGATCGCATCGGCGATCATTGAAGACGGTCGTCTCGATGGTTTTGTGAAGCAGCGTTACAGCAGCTTCGACAGCGGCATCGGTGCACAAATTGAGAAAGGCGAAGTAGGCTTTGAAGAACTTGAAGCCTACTCCTTCGCCAATGGCGAACCCGTCATCGGTAGCGGACGTCAGGAGATGCTCGAAGGCTTGGTGAACGAGTTTATTTGA
- a CDS encoding ABC transporter ATP-binding protein produces MNASPSSLAVRCTAVQKHFGGNEARVQVLRGVEFEARQGEITFLVGPSGCGKTTLISVIAGLLDPSDGEIEVLGHRHGQLQGADRVVFRRRNLGFVFQQYNLLPSLTAAENAAVPLMADGIPRNAAVKKAAELLDRLGLGSQVNAMPRVLSGGQQQRVALARALVHEPALIICDEPTSALDHKTGESVMQLLATAALSPQRAVIVVTHDNRVFHHAHSIAHMDDGRVTHVETQRP; encoded by the coding sequence ATGAATGCTTCTCCATCTTCACTCGCGGTGCGTTGCACGGCCGTCCAAAAACATTTCGGCGGAAACGAGGCGCGGGTTCAGGTGCTGCGCGGCGTGGAGTTTGAAGCCAGGCAGGGCGAGATCACGTTTTTGGTCGGTCCGAGCGGATGTGGAAAAACCACACTGATCTCGGTGATTGCGGGTCTTCTTGATCCCAGTGACGGGGAAATCGAGGTTCTGGGACACCGTCATGGTCAACTCCAGGGAGCCGATCGAGTGGTGTTTCGGCGTCGGAATCTTGGCTTCGTTTTTCAGCAATACAATCTGCTGCCTTCGCTGACGGCTGCGGAAAACGCGGCGGTGCCTTTAATGGCCGATGGCATTCCTCGAAACGCAGCGGTCAAGAAGGCCGCTGAACTTCTCGATCGCCTTGGCCTGGGTTCCCAAGTCAATGCCATGCCGCGGGTGCTCTCTGGAGGTCAGCAGCAACGTGTGGCTCTTGCCCGCGCGCTTGTTCATGAGCCTGCTCTCATCATCTGCGATGAGCCCACCTCCGCCCTTGATCACAAGACCGGCGAGTCGGTCATGCAATTGCTCGCCACCGCCGCGCTTTCTCCGCAGCGGGCGGTCATCGTCGTCACGCACGACAACCGCGTTTTCCATCACGCCCACTCCATCGCCCATATGGACGATGGTCGGGTCACTCACGTCGAAACCCAGCGCCCCTGA
- a CDS encoding ABC transporter permease has protein sequence MNFIALRMLMSDRAKYWGLVFAFAFSTFLLQNQISIFCGIMMRTGSQILDVTDADVWVMDPYTEYFEQTKALKDTDLTRVRGVPEVDYAVRLFKGNPTARTLAGKFASTFTLGVDDSTLVGVPRKMIMGSWERLTEAKSIVIDKAGYNLLFPGEPLELERILELNDHKVTIVGISDAAAPFVSFPVIHARYSEAVNFQGRERNQMSFVLARPKPGVSPESLARQLEQATGLKARTTREFAWDCVVYYLKNTGIPVNFVITIAVALVVGLAVSGQTFYMFTVENLRQFGALKAIGVTNTRLVFMVLLQAVVAGAIGYAIGTGMAAAFFTATLNGMATRGIILMWQAVVGVGGVMALVVAAVSILSVRKVLVLEPASVFR, from the coding sequence ATGAATTTCATCGCCCTCCGCATGTTGATGTCAGACCGAGCCAAATATTGGGGCCTGGTTTTTGCATTCGCATTCTCGACCTTCCTTCTGCAGAACCAGATCAGCATCTTTTGCGGCATCATGATGCGCACGGGCAGCCAGATTTTGGATGTCACCGATGCGGACGTTTGGGTGATGGATCCTTATACGGAGTATTTTGAGCAAACCAAGGCGCTGAAAGACACAGACCTGACGCGTGTGCGAGGGGTTCCGGAGGTGGATTATGCCGTGCGGCTGTTCAAGGGCAATCCGACTGCCCGCACGCTTGCGGGAAAGTTTGCCTCCACCTTCACTCTGGGGGTGGATGACAGCACTCTTGTTGGAGTGCCGCGCAAGATGATCATGGGCAGTTGGGAGCGTTTGACTGAAGCGAAGAGCATCGTGATTGATAAAGCGGGATACAACCTTCTGTTTCCGGGTGAACCCTTGGAACTGGAACGAATTCTCGAGTTGAATGACCACAAGGTCACGATCGTTGGCATATCGGATGCCGCTGCTCCATTTGTCAGTTTTCCAGTCATTCATGCTCGATACAGCGAGGCGGTGAACTTCCAGGGTCGGGAGCGAAATCAAATGAGTTTTGTTCTCGCACGGCCAAAGCCTGGGGTGTCGCCTGAAAGTCTCGCCAGACAGCTTGAACAGGCGACGGGACTGAAGGCCAGGACGACTCGTGAGTTTGCGTGGGATTGTGTGGTTTATTACCTCAAGAACACCGGCATCCCGGTGAACTTCGTCATTACCATTGCCGTGGCTTTGGTGGTCGGACTGGCGGTTTCGGGGCAGACATTCTACATGTTCACGGTCGAGAACCTTCGTCAGTTTGGGGCTCTCAAGGCCATCGGAGTTACGAATACCCGACTGGTCTTTATGGTTCTTTTGCAGGCCGTTGTTGCCGGGGCGATCGGCTACGCCATCGGCACCGGAATGGCCGCTGCCTTTTTCACCGCCACCCTCAATGGCATGGCTACACGCGGAATCATCCTCATGTGGCAGGCGGTCGTAGGTGTCGGCGGGGTGATGGCGCTCGTCGTGGCGGCCGTCAGCATTCTAAGCGTCCGCAAGGTCCTCGTTCTTGAACCCGCCAGTGTCTTTCGTTGA